A DNA window from Chiroxiphia lanceolata isolate bChiLan1 chromosome 6, bChiLan1.pri, whole genome shotgun sequence contains the following coding sequences:
- the FLRT2 gene encoding leucine-rich repeat transmembrane protein FLRT2, with protein sequence MGSWTKMWPTDWALLMKSWLIFSLGLCMQVSKTLTCPKVCRCDRNFVYCNERSLTSVPLGIPEGVTVLYLHNNQINNAGFPAELHNVQSVHTVYLYGNQLDEFPMNLPKNVRVLHLQENNIQTISRAALAQLLKLEELHLDDNSISTVGVEDGAFQEAISLKLLFLSKNHLSSVPVGLPLDLQELRVDENRIAVISDLAFQNLTSLERLIVDGNLLTNKGIAEGTFSHLSKLKEFSIVRNSLTYPPPDLPGTHLLRLYLQDNQITHIPLTAFSNLHKLERLDISNNQLRMLTKGVFDNLHSLRQLTVRNNPWLCDCSIKWVTEWLKFIPSSINVRGFMCQGPEQVRGMAVRELNMNMLSCPTTTPGLPLIITPVPATTMPTTLIPTSSFPPPSSRYNPLTPIIATLPTVSDREDRERVTPPLSEGIQLFIHFVNDTCIQVNWMSLFTVMAYKLTWVKMGHSLVGGIVHERIVSGEKQQSSLVNLEPKSTYRICLVPLDTYNSYRTGEDTVCSEATTKASFLSNGSNIPSSHEQTTSQNLGSPFLLAGLIGGAVIFVLVVLLSIFCWHMHKKGRYTSQKWKYNRGRRKDDYCEAGTKKDNSILEMTETSFQIVSLNNDQLLKGDFRLQPIYTPNGGINYTDCHIPNNMRYCNSNVSDLEHCHT encoded by the coding sequence ATGGGTTCGTGGACTAAAATGTGGCCCACAGATTGGGCTCTTCTCATGAAATCATGGCTTATCTTTTCCCTGGGGCTCTGCATGCAGGTCTCCAAAACTTTGACCTGCCCGAAAGTGTGCCGCTGTGATCGAAACTTTGTCTACTGTAATGAGCGAAGCTTGACCTCAGTGCCTCTTGGGATACCGGAGGGTGTAACCGTCCTCTACCTCCATAATAACCAAATTAATAATGCTGGATTTCCTGCAGAGTTGCACAATGTCCAGTCTGTGCACACAGTCTACCTGTATGGCAACCAATTGGATGAATTCCCCATGAACCTGCCGAAGAATGTCAGGGTTCTCCACCTGCAGGAAAACAACATTCAGACCATTTCTCGTGCTGCTCTTGCTCAGCTTTTGAAGCTGGAAGAACTGCACCTCGATGACAACTCCATCTCCACTGTTGGCGTTGAGGATGGGGCATTCCAGGAAGCCATCAGTCTCAAGCTTCTGTTCTTGTCCAAGAATCATTTGAGCAGTGTACCAGTAGGCCTTCCGCTGGACTTACAAGAACTTCGAGTAGATGAAAACCGAATTGCTGTCATTTCAGACTTGGCCTTCCAAAATCTTACAAGTCTGGAGCGTCTGATTGTAGATGGCAATCTCCTTACTAATAAAGGCATAGCTGAAGGCACCTTTAGCCACCTCTCCAAGCTCAAGGAATTCTCAATAGTTCGGAATTCACTGACCTACCCTCCTCCCGATCTTCCAGGGACACATCTGCTGAGGCTTTACTTGCAGGACAACCAGATAACCCATATACCACTTACAGCCTTTTCAAACCTCCACAAACTGGAACGTCTTGATATTTCCAACAATCAGCTTCGGATGTTGACAAAGGGAGTATTTGATAATCTCCACAGCCTGAGACAACTCACTGTAAGGAATAATCCCTGGTTATGTGACTGCAGTATTAAGTGGGTCACTGAGTGGCTCAAATTTATTCCTTCTTCCATCAATGTACGGGGTTTTATGTGCCAGGGACCAGAGCAGGTCCGAGGTATGGCAGTCAGGGAGCTCAATATGAATATGTTGTCAtgccccaccaccacccctgGTCTGCCACTTATCATCACCCCAGTCCCAGCTACAACCATGCCAACTACATTAATTCCCACCTCATCGTTTCCCCCCCCAAGTAGCAGATATAATCCTCTCACTCCCATCATAGCCACACTCCCCACTGTGTCTGACAGGGAGGACAGAGAAAGGGTGACACCTCCTTTATCCGAAGGGATTCAACTCTTCATCCATTTTGTTAATGACACTTGCATCCAAGTCAACTGGATGTCACTTTTTACCGTAATGGCATATAAACTCACATGGGTTAAAATGGGCCATAGTCTGGTAGGAGGAATTGTTCATGAGCGAATAGTTAGTGGTGAGAAGCAGCAATCAAGCTTGGTAAATCTGGAGCCCAAATCCACTTATCGGATTTGTTTGGTTCCACTGGATACTTATAACAGTTACCGAACTGGAGAAGACACTGTCTGTTCAGAAGCCACAACCAAGGCTTCCTTTTTGAGCAATGGCAGCAACATCCCTTCCAGTCACGAGCAGACAACTTCTCAGAACCTAGGCTCCCCATTTCTGCTGGCAGGGTTGATTGGGGGTGCAGTGATATTTGTCCTTGTGGTCCTGCTCAGCATTTTTTGCTGGCATATGCACAAAAAAGGTCGTTACACCTCTCAGAAGTGGAAATATAACCGGGGCCGTCGGAAAGATGACTACTGTGAGGCAGGGACCAAGAAGGACAACTCCATCCTGGAGATGACGGAAACCAGCTTCCAGATTGTCTCCTTAAATAATGATCAGCTCCTTAAAGGAGATTTCAGACTGCAGCCCATTTATACCCCAAATGGGGGCATTAACTACACAGACTGCCACATCCCCAACAACATGCGATACTGCAACAGCAACGTCTCAGACCTGGAGCACTGTCATACGTGA